A section of the Candidatus Binatia bacterium genome encodes:
- a CDS encoding zinc-binding alcohol dehydrogenase has product MANQGRVAVFVGPNQRFEIRTYPIPEPGPGEILVRVHQANVCGSDVHVWKGEMERMGRLPPTVLGHEATGTVAALGAQAETDSRGTPLREGDRIVWAYYVPCRRCPVCLRGKEHACAMSLISVHRPCEFPPHFVGGFGEYYVIRAGQARFRAPAELSDVELAGANCALAQVLFGLERVDLRWGESLVIQGAGGLGLYAVAVAKEMGANPIVVIDGSEARLRLAQALGADATIALPEFPDPRARTAEVQKLTGNWGADVVVEVAGTPDPYPEGIRMLARGGRYLALGSVVPGRTFAADPSLLIGPNRSVIGVSLYPARTLFQAVEFLRRNQHRYPLHSIAAETFSLDQMDEAFTAAATGSAGQGGYRRIAVRPFL; this is encoded by the coding sequence ATGGCCAATCAAGGGCGCGTTGCCGTATTTGTTGGACCCAACCAAAGGTTCGAGATCAGAACGTATCCCATACCCGAGCCTGGGCCTGGCGAAATTCTCGTGCGCGTGCACCAGGCGAACGTTTGCGGCTCCGATGTCCATGTATGGAAGGGCGAAATGGAGCGCATGGGCCGCCTTCCGCCGACCGTTTTGGGGCACGAGGCTACTGGCACCGTAGCCGCACTTGGTGCTCAGGCCGAAACGGATTCTCGCGGCACGCCTTTACGCGAGGGCGACCGCATCGTGTGGGCCTACTACGTTCCCTGCCGCCGATGCCCCGTGTGCTTGCGAGGGAAGGAACACGCATGCGCCATGAGCCTGATCAGCGTGCATCGCCCTTGTGAGTTCCCGCCTCACTTCGTGGGCGGTTTCGGAGAGTACTACGTCATCCGTGCTGGCCAAGCCCGGTTTCGAGCTCCCGCGGAACTGAGCGACGTAGAGCTCGCGGGCGCGAACTGCGCATTAGCGCAAGTGCTCTTCGGCCTCGAGCGGGTGGACTTGAGGTGGGGTGAATCTCTGGTCATCCAAGGCGCCGGCGGTCTCGGCCTTTATGCAGTCGCCGTAGCCAAGGAAATGGGAGCAAACCCGATTGTCGTCATTGACGGCAGTGAAGCCCGCTTGCGTCTGGCGCAAGCACTGGGTGCCGACGCCACAATCGCTCTCCCGGAGTTTCCAGACCCACGGGCCCGCACCGCGGAAGTCCAGAAGCTAACCGGCAACTGGGGCGCCGATGTGGTCGTCGAAGTCGCTGGCACACCGGATCCCTACCCCGAGGGTATCCGCATGCTCGCCCGGGGAGGCCGCTACTTAGCGCTGGGGAGCGTGGTGCCCGGTCGCACCTTTGCCGCCGATCCGTCGCTGCTCATCGGTCCAAACCGATCGGTGATCGGGGTCTCACTGTACCCCGCGCGCACTCTCTTCCAAGCCGTGGAGTTTTTGCGACGCAATCAGCATCGCTACCCACTTCACTCCATTGCAGCAGAAACTTTCTCGCTCGATCAAATGGACGAGGCGTTTACCGCAGCCGCTACGGGCTCAGCCGGACAGGGCGGGTACCGGCGGATTGCGGTTCGGCCTTTCTTGTAG
- a CDS encoding lipid kinase produces MKAAARQEERELFAVVNPVAGAGRTRRRWPAIAAELGRRGFRVRSHFTEAPGWATAKVREWLQAGVRHVVAVGGDGTVNEVANGFFLDGEPIAPDAVLSVVPSGTGHDFARSVGIQSVTSALDALATGNVRSIDVCHAAFFQNGRRATRYFFNAADVGLGAAAAQAVNRSRKLLGGLWTYVAGAIRALWSFRPVVTEVVVDGQQLSSGATEMVLIANGRFHAGGMRMAPMADPADGWLEVLVLKQVSRLHLLLSLLPRVLNGTHLHDRALAYQRGRRVVVRSAEPLLFEMDGEQPGTTDVQVEVVPRALQVTSA; encoded by the coding sequence TTGAAAGCGGCGGCCCGTCAGGAAGAGCGAGAACTGTTTGCCGTTGTGAATCCTGTTGCTGGAGCGGGCAGGACGCGGCGGCGATGGCCGGCTATTGCTGCGGAACTGGGACGACGGGGGTTTCGCGTGCGCTCTCACTTTACCGAGGCACCGGGCTGGGCGACGGCAAAGGTTCGGGAGTGGTTGCAAGCCGGCGTGCGGCATGTCGTCGCAGTTGGGGGTGATGGTACCGTCAACGAAGTAGCCAACGGCTTTTTTCTCGACGGCGAGCCTATTGCCCCCGACGCGGTTCTGTCGGTGGTACCCTCGGGAACCGGGCACGACTTCGCGCGCAGCGTGGGCATCCAGTCAGTGACCTCGGCTCTCGATGCTCTCGCTACTGGGAACGTACGCTCGATCGACGTGTGCCACGCTGCATTTTTTCAGAATGGCCGACGAGCCACTCGATATTTCTTCAACGCCGCGGATGTCGGCCTGGGAGCGGCTGCGGCGCAAGCAGTCAATCGGTCACGCAAGCTCCTCGGCGGGTTGTGGACATACGTTGCGGGCGCCATCCGGGCGCTGTGGTCTTTCCGGCCGGTGGTGACGGAAGTGGTGGTCGATGGACAGCAACTGAGCTCGGGCGCGACGGAAATGGTCTTGATCGCCAACGGCCGCTTCCATGCTGGAGGCATGCGGATGGCCCCGATGGCCGATCCCGCCGATGGCTGGTTGGAGGTGTTGGTTCTGAAGCAGGTCTCACGGCTGCATCTGTTGTTGTCGCTTTTGCCGCGGGTTCTCAACGGCACCCATCTCCATGACCGCGCTCTCGCTTACCAACGCGGCCGACGAGTGGTCGTACGCTCCGCGGAGCCACTGTTGTTCGAGATGGACGGCGAGCAACCTGGGACGACGGACGTACAAGTGGAAGTGGTTCCCCGGGCGTTGCAGGTGACGTCGGCCTGA
- a CDS encoding luciferase: protein MKFGMLHLLENPAGKTEHQVVHEQMEILQAAEELGFDSVWPAEHHFSEYGYCVSTALMLAALVPVTRRIRLGTGIVILPFHNPVRVAEEFALLDLMSDGRVDFGVGRGYQPHEFRGYGIDQSQSRTMFFEALDIVLQAWTQERVNFSGNHYRVQDLPVRPKPYQKPHPPVWMAALSPESFLLAGERGFNLLCAPVFGFGGSSGVENLNTYRKALVAHGHDPATREIAALVMVYVSDTAEQAARDFADPVIWYYRTFAKYIAPPPGESPIKTYEPYVGVRDMAAQVTWEQLQMAGAVVCGSPVECVERIRQLHDLFGFTTLLCWTRLGGLDHQKVIHSMELMQRYVIPELRDLAPQHAWA, encoded by the coding sequence ATGAAGTTTGGAATGCTGCATCTTTTGGAAAACCCAGCGGGGAAAACCGAACACCAAGTCGTACACGAGCAAATGGAAATTCTGCAGGCGGCAGAGGAGCTGGGCTTCGACTCCGTATGGCCGGCGGAGCATCACTTCTCCGAATACGGCTACTGCGTGTCCACTGCATTGATGCTTGCCGCGCTCGTGCCGGTGACGCGTCGCATTCGGTTGGGAACTGGGATCGTCATTCTTCCCTTTCACAACCCTGTGCGTGTCGCAGAGGAGTTCGCACTTCTGGATCTCATGAGCGATGGCCGTGTGGATTTTGGCGTAGGCCGCGGATACCAGCCGCACGAGTTTCGGGGATACGGCATCGACCAGTCGCAATCCCGCACCATGTTTTTCGAGGCGCTCGACATCGTCCTTCAGGCGTGGACTCAAGAGCGGGTGAACTTTTCCGGGAACCATTACCGAGTTCAGGATCTTCCCGTGCGGCCCAAGCCGTACCAGAAGCCGCATCCACCGGTGTGGATGGCCGCGCTCAGTCCAGAAAGCTTCCTTTTAGCCGGAGAGCGAGGATTCAACTTGCTGTGTGCCCCTGTTTTCGGCTTTGGGGGAAGCTCTGGCGTGGAGAACCTGAATACCTATCGCAAGGCACTGGTCGCGCACGGGCACGACCCCGCCACCCGAGAGATCGCCGCACTGGTGATGGTGTATGTGAGTGATACGGCCGAGCAAGCGGCGCGAGACTTCGCGGACCCGGTCATTTGGTACTACCGGACGTTTGCCAAGTACATCGCTCCACCACCGGGCGAGTCGCCCATCAAGACCTATGAGCCCTACGTGGGTGTCCGGGATATGGCAGCACAAGTGACTTGGGAGCAACTGCAAATGGCGGGGGCTGTGGTGTGCGGATCTCCCGTGGAATGCGTGGAACGGATTCGCCAGTTACACGATTTGTTTGGCTTCACGACTTTGCTGTGCTGGACCCGCCTTGGCGGGCTGGACCACCAGAAGGTCATCCACAGCATGGAACTGATGCAACGGTACGTCATTCCCGAGCTGCGCGACCTTGCACCCCAACACGCCTGGGCTTGA
- a CDS encoding acyl-CoA dehydrogenase, with protein sequence MLQFDIDRETQQMLEIIGWLGREHMRPLGLEADRQHRPIPPDHPFFELVWKLGIGRRVWGDDERAASGQRFTTRRNVLLAEEMSYWDRGVAVALPGPGLGGPPIALLGTPEQKKRFLGIFNDPDKPHWGAFAMTEPGAGSDVAAIRTRARRQGDYWVLDGEKMFCSNGARADWVVVWATVDPALGREGHRAFVVERGTPGFRVDRIENKMGLIAYESAALVFEECRVPGANLLGGEESYRERAGFKGAMQSFNATRPVVAAMAIGIARAAYDHARDFVRAAYASSRPLPRYRRMLDKLAWIERKIACGRLLCWQAAYLADVQQPNVAEASMAKAYCPQVAQEATALAMEIVADTGATKDGLVEKWFRDVKAMDIVEGTGQIQRRIIARHLTGLPEA encoded by the coding sequence ATGCTCCAATTCGACATCGACCGTGAAACCCAGCAAATGCTCGAGATCATTGGTTGGTTGGGACGCGAACACATGCGCCCGCTCGGCCTCGAAGCAGACCGCCAGCATCGTCCGATTCCGCCGGATCATCCTTTCTTCGAGCTAGTCTGGAAGCTCGGCATTGGTCGGCGCGTCTGGGGGGACGACGAGCGTGCCGCCTCCGGGCAGCGCTTCACGACGCGGCGCAACGTACTGCTCGCTGAAGAAATGTCTTACTGGGACCGCGGCGTCGCGGTAGCGCTCCCGGGTCCCGGACTCGGCGGCCCCCCGATCGCTCTTCTCGGGACCCCGGAACAAAAGAAACGCTTTCTCGGGATTTTCAACGACCCCGACAAACCCCATTGGGGGGCGTTCGCCATGACCGAACCGGGAGCCGGTTCGGATGTTGCCGCGATTCGGACTCGCGCACGTCGCCAGGGAGACTATTGGGTCCTCGATGGGGAAAAAATGTTTTGCTCCAACGGCGCGCGGGCCGATTGGGTGGTGGTATGGGCCACCGTCGACCCGGCTCTCGGCCGCGAAGGGCATCGTGCCTTTGTGGTCGAAAGGGGAACCCCCGGATTCCGAGTGGACCGCATCGAGAACAAAATGGGCCTGATTGCGTACGAAAGCGCGGCTCTCGTGTTCGAAGAGTGCCGTGTACCCGGTGCGAATCTTCTCGGTGGCGAGGAATCCTATCGAGAGCGTGCCGGGTTCAAGGGGGCCATGCAAAGCTTCAACGCCACGCGGCCAGTGGTGGCTGCCATGGCAATCGGTATTGCACGGGCCGCCTACGACCATGCGCGCGACTTCGTTCGAGCAGCTTACGCCAGCTCGCGACCGCTTCCGCGCTACCGCCGCATGCTCGACAAGCTTGCGTGGATCGAGCGGAAAATTGCTTGCGGGCGACTCCTTTGCTGGCAAGCCGCGTACTTAGCCGACGTCCAACAGCCAAATGTCGCCGAAGCATCGATGGCAAAAGCGTATTGCCCGCAAGTTGCGCAAGAAGCCACAGCGCTGGCGATGGAAATCGTTGCCGACACGGGCGCGACCAAAGACGGACTAGTAGAAAAGTGGTTCAGGGATGTGAAAGCAATGGATATTGTCGAAGGGACCGGACAGATCCAGCGCCGCATCATTGCCCGTCATTTGACGGGATTGCCCGAAGCCTGA
- a CDS encoding DNA-binding protein, whose amino-acid sequence MKEKLARREREERLRTSLRQAAEKFRRAREEAGLTLRELGQKAGLAPSTILKIENSKLVPSLAVCIRLAEALGRPISYFAEADDPPSDLRFTPRGEARVSEIKSAPISIEHIAERLVHPRMEGFLIRVGPGAKSGREVPITYRGEEIVIGVKGRIRFEIRGQEYLLGPGDVLHFKGDIPHFWENAAAGESQMYMICAFSYER is encoded by the coding sequence ATGAAAGAGAAATTGGCACGGCGGGAGCGAGAAGAGCGGCTGCGAACATCCCTGCGGCAGGCGGCGGAGAAGTTTCGCCGTGCTCGGGAAGAGGCTGGGCTTACGTTGCGGGAGTTGGGCCAAAAAGCAGGATTGGCACCTAGTACCATCCTCAAGATCGAGAACAGCAAACTCGTTCCTTCTCTCGCGGTTTGCATTCGTCTCGCGGAAGCGCTCGGCCGCCCCATCAGTTACTTCGCGGAGGCCGACGATCCGCCCTCGGACCTGCGATTTACGCCCCGCGGCGAAGCGCGGGTGAGTGAAATCAAATCTGCCCCCATATCCATCGAACACATCGCCGAGCGGCTCGTGCACCCTCGGATGGAGGGCTTTTTGATCCGAGTCGGACCTGGAGCGAAAAGCGGGCGGGAGGTGCCCATCACGTACCGCGGCGAGGAGATCGTCATCGGCGTGAAGGGGCGCATTCGCTTTGAAATTCGCGGTCAAGAATACCTACTCGGTCCGGGCGACGTCTTACACTTCAAAGGCGATATCCCTCACTTTTGGGAGAACGCTGCCGCCGGAGAGTCGCAAATGTACATGATCTGCGCGTTTTCTTACGAACGTTGA